Within the Pelagovum pacificum genome, the region GGATTCGATGGTGCTCGCCGTCGCCTCGCTCACCAACTGCGGCCCGCTGGTGCGGATCGGTGCGGAGACGCCGATCGCCTATGCCCAGCTGTCCGAGCTGGCGCAGGGCATCCTCGCTGCGGGCATGGTGATGGGACGGCTGGAGCTGCTCGCGATCATCGCGCTGCTCAACCCCGATTTCTGGCGCGGGTAGAACATAACAGGAAAAGGGCTGGAAAGTCTTGATTGCGCAAGACATACTCCCTGCGCGAGGGACGGGAGCCAGACGGGTTGCCGGCAACAACACATAAATAAGACGACGTAAGAACAAAGGGTTGAGCGATGGCTGCCGACAAGCAGAACCTTCAGGACGCGTTCTTGAACCATGTCCGGAAGACGAAGGTTCCGGTTACGATTTTCCTGATCAACGGTGTGAAGCTTCAGGGTGTCATCACCTGGTTCGACAGCTTTTGCGTGCTTCTGCGCCGGGACGGTCAGTCGCAGCTTGTCTACAAGAGCGCGATATCGACGATAATGCCGTCGCAGCCGATCAGCCTGTATGAAGGCGAAGATTGACGACCGAAGAGACTGAGGACCTTAAGGCGGGACCGACCCGCGCTTTCGTCCTGCATCCAGACATACGCACGCGTGAGCGCCGTCGTGATGCGACGTCAGCGCTGGAGGAAGCCGTGGCGCTTGCCGTCGCGCTCCCCGACCTGGAAGTCGTGGGAGCCGAGGTCGTGCGTCTGCGCGAGGTCCACGCCGGCAAACTGTTCGGCACCGGCAAGATCGAGGAGCTGAAGCAGCGCATCAAGGCCGAGGAGGTCGAGCTGGTGCTGGTCGACGGCCCCGTGAGCCCGGTGCAGCAGCGCAACCTCGAAAAAGCGTGGGACGTGAAGCTGCTCGACCGCACCGGGCTGATCCTCGAGATCTTCTCGGACCGTGCGGCCACTCGCGAAGGCGTTCTGCAGGTCGAGATGGCCGCGCTGACCTATCAGCGGACGCGGCTCGTGCGGGCCTGGACCCACCTCGAACGGCAGCGCGGCGGACTCGGCTTCGTCGGCGGTCCCGGCGAGACGCAGATTGAAGCGGACCGTCGCGCCATCGACGAACAGCTCACAAGGCTTCGCAAGCAGCTGGAGAAAGTGGCCAAGACCCGGACGCTGCACCGCGCCTCGCGGGCGAAGGTGCCGTTCCCGATCGTCGCGCTCGTCGGCTACACGAACGCCGGCAAGTCGACGCTGTTCAACCGCCTCACCGGGGCCGACGTCATGGCGAAGGACATGCTTTTCGCCACGCTCGACCCGACGATGCGGAAGGTCGAGCTGCCGTCCGGCCTCGAGGTCATCATGTCCGACACGGTGGGCTTCATCTCGGACCTGCCGACCGAACTGGTCGCCGCGTTCCGCGCCACGCTGGAAGAGGTGCTGGACGCGGACCTGATCCTGCATGTGCGCGACATCTCCCACGAGGAGACGGAAGAGCAGGCCGAAGACGTGGTCGGCATTCTCTCCGGTCTCGGCGTCGCGCAGGAAACGCCGGTGATCGAGGTCTGGAACAAGATCGACGTGCTCGGCCCCGACGCCCGCGAGGCTCTTGAGACGCTGGCGAGCCGCCGTCCGGACGTCCACGCGGTCAGTGCACTGACGGGCGAGGGGCTCGAGCCGCTTCTGACCCACGTGTCCTCGCTGGTGAGCGAGCCGCGGACGCAGGAAGTCGTCACGCTCGACCATGCCGACGGCCGCAGGCGGGCCTGGCTGTTCGAGCAGGGCGTCGTCACGCAGGAGCGGCGTGGCGAGACCGGGAGCGAGCTTGCCGTGGACTGGACGGCCCGGCAGAAGGCGCGGTTCGAAAGGTTGTGATCCATCCCCGGTGCCGGGGCGTATCGCTGGGGTAAGGAGAACCCCACATGAGCCTCGCCCTGTTATACGTCGCCACCGCCCTGATCTTCCTCATAGCCGATGGCGCCATGCTTTCGGGAGTGATGCGCCCCCTGTTCGAGCAGCATCTCGGGAGTGAACTGCGGGAGAATATCCGCATGGCACCCGCAATCATCTTTTACATGGCCTACGTCGGCATCCTGATCTGGTTTGTGTCGTGGCCGGCACTTCAGAACAACACGTCGCTCGTCACCGTAGCCTTCAACGCGGCGCTGCTCGGCTTCTTCGCCTACGGCACCTATGAATTCACGAGCTTCGCCGTGATGAGCCGCTGGCACTGGACCATGGTCGCGACCGACCTTGCGTGGGGCACGGTGCTGACCGCCGGGTCCGCCGTTCTCGGCGTGACGACCACCCGCGCGCTCACCTGACGGCCTAGTCTGCCGGTGTCTCGGGCAGCAACTCGGTGATCCCGACCGCGCCCCCGCGTGCTAGCGCGGGGTCGAGGGACATCGGGATATATTCGCCCCGACGCCACAGCTCGCCCAGATCGTCGTAATAGCGCGACAGGGGGTGGCCGGACTGACCGGTCGAGGTCACGAAGACCGAGCTGTCGGGATCGGCGAAATCGTAGATGCCGCGATAGACGGCGGCGTGCACGTTGCTGAACGGCTCGTCGCCGATACCCGAGGTCTGCCCCCGCATCAGCGTGAAATCCCCGCCCGACGTGGACTGGCGGATATTGACGAACCAGCGCAGCACCGCCAGCGAACCGAGCGCCTGATGGTCATGCTTGGCCTGGTGGGCATCTCCCCAGCGGAGCGTCTGGAGATCGTCGCCGTAGGTTTCCCCGATCCAGACGAGCGCGTCGTCCAGCGCTTGGCGACTGATGTCCGTGCAGGATTCCACCGGCGCGGATTGCTGCACGTCGCACCAGCGGCTCGCCCCCCCGATGTCGCGGAAGACGCGCTCGATGAAGAGCGGTTCGACGTGGATATATTCCTCCGCCAGCGGGCCGAGCTCGTCGCGGATCAGCCGGTCCTGCAGCGCGCGCAGCCACGCGGCGTAGATCAGCGGCTCGGGGAGATGTTCGTTCATCTCGCCGTTCCAGTCGGCGAGCAATTGCAGCGCGATCTGTCGCTGCCGCTCGGGCGTCCCCTCGGGCGCGGATTCGCCGGTGTACCAGAGATCGGCGCCGATCAGCGCCAGCAGGGACTGGGCGGTGTAGCTGACGGTGTCGAGCTGCGCTTCCATGAAGCTCTCGCGGGTGTGG harbors:
- the hfq gene encoding RNA chaperone Hfq; protein product: MAADKQNLQDAFLNHVRKTKVPVTIFLINGVKLQGVITWFDSFCVLLRRDGQSQLVYKSAISTIMPSQPISLYEGED
- the hflX gene encoding GTPase HflX, which translates into the protein MTTEETEDLKAGPTRAFVLHPDIRTRERRRDATSALEEAVALAVALPDLEVVGAEVVRLREVHAGKLFGTGKIEELKQRIKAEEVELVLVDGPVSPVQQRNLEKAWDVKLLDRTGLILEIFSDRAATREGVLQVEMAALTYQRTRLVRAWTHLERQRGGLGFVGGPGETQIEADRRAIDEQLTRLRKQLEKVAKTRTLHRASRAKVPFPIVALVGYTNAGKSTLFNRLTGADVMAKDMLFATLDPTMRKVELPSGLEVIMSDTVGFISDLPTELVAAFRATLEEVLDADLILHVRDISHEETEEQAEDVVGILSGLGVAQETPVIEVWNKIDVLGPDAREALETLASRRPDVHAVSALTGEGLEPLLTHVSSLVSEPRTQEVVTLDHADGRRRAWLFEQGVVTQERRGETGSELAVDWTARQKARFERL
- a CDS encoding DUF2177 family protein; this encodes MSLALLYVATALIFLIADGAMLSGVMRPLFEQHLGSELRENIRMAPAIIFYMAYVGILIWFVSWPALQNNTSLVTVAFNAALLGFFAYGTYEFTSFAVMSRWHWTMVATDLAWGTVLTAGSAVLGVTTTRALT